In one Asterias amurensis chromosome 9, ASM3211899v1 genomic region, the following are encoded:
- the LOC139942058 gene encoding RIIa domain-containing protein 1-like gives MAVPNHNPPRGMEGYDLGALSAEQQEKLNQFKIQTRLGNEKFLRDHPEVDVLLAGFLGDVLTQRPENIRDFAADWFTKPHLKDSVHSQLKQRENSLREARFNRKL, from the exons ATGGCGGTCCCAAATCACAATCCGCCCCGAGGTATGGAGGGCTATGACCTGGGTGCCCTGAGCGCTGAACAGCAGGAAAAACTCAACCAATTTAAA ATTCAAACTAGGTTGGGTAATGAGAAATTTCTTCGCGACCACCCGGAGGTAGATGTGCTTCTTGCAGGATTTCTTGG tgacgtcctgacTCAAAGACCAGAGAATATCCGTGATTTTGCTGCAGACTGGTTCACCAAGCCCCACCTGAAAGATTCAGTACACAGCCAGCTCAAGCAGAGAGAGAATTCACTACGAGAGGCAAGATTCAATCGGaaactgtaa